The sequence GCGACGCTCGCCAATCAGCCCGACGCGGCGTACGCCGTTCTCGTGAAGCCCTCGGGTGAAGTCTTTGCGTCGTGGGGCGAGATCCCGGAGGATGTCGCCGCGCTCCCCGAGCAAGCGTCCGGCGCCTCCCTGCTCGCCAATCAGTCCGTTTGGAAGGCTTCGATCAGCTCGGGCAGCCGCTCGCTCGGCACGCTGGTGCTGAGCACGAGCTTGAACGGCGCATTCGCGCAGATCGCCTCGATGGCGGCCGTGATGACTGCGATCGCGCTCGGCGCGTTCGCGATCGCCGCCGTGCTCTCGGGCCGTTTGCGCGACGAGATCGCACGCCCTCTCGCGGAGCTCGCCCGCAGCGCCGAGGCGATGGCGGGCGGAGACCTACGCGCCGAAGCCAAGATCGCGCGCGAAGACGAGATCGGCGGACTCGCAAGCAGCTTCAATCGCATGGGCCAGAGCCTGCGTGCCCTCGTCGCGCAGGCGCGCGAGAGCTCGCACGCCATCGCGGGCGAAGCGAAGCGCCTCTCCGACGCAGGCAACGCGATGCTCGACGACGCGCGCCAACACGAAGGCGCCGCAGCCGACACCGCGACCTCCGTGGAGCAGCTGAGCACCCAGGTCGCCGAGCTGAGCCGCACGACGGGAGTTCTCGCGGAGAGCGCGAAGCAGGCGAGCGACACCACCGCCGCGACCGACCGCGCCCTCACCGCTTCGGCGAGCGGCGTGAACCAGCTGTTCGAGACGGTGGACGAAACCGCTGCCTCGGTGCTCGAGCTCACGGCCGCCGTGCGCCAGATCGCCGGCAACGCGAGCCAACTCGGCGATGCCACCAAATCCACCGCCGACGCGATGCTCTCGCTCGATCAGGCCCTGCGCGAAGTCGAGAGCAACGCGCGCGAGAGCCGCGATGCGACGCAGCAGGCCGCCGACGCAGCCCGCAGCGGCGAGGCGGCGGTAGACCAAGTCGTCTCCGGGATGGGCGCCGTCGCGCACGGATTCGGCGAGGTCGAGCGCATCGTCGGCGACCTCGCGCAGCGCTCGAAGGCGATCGAGCAGGTGCTGCGGGTCATCGAGGAAGTCGCGGATCAGACGAACCTGCTCGCGCTCAACGCCGCGATCATCGCGTCGCAGGCCGGCTCGCACGGACAAGCTTTCTCGGTCGTGGCGGCCGAAGTGAAGGGCCTCGCCAAGCGCACCGCCGCATCCGCGCGCGAGATCGGCAGCTCCATCGGCTCCGTGCTGAAGGGCATCGACGCCGCCGTGGCAGCGACCTCGTCCGGCGCAGAGCGCGTGCGCGAAGGCACGCGGCGCTCGGAGGAGGCCGGCGCTGCGCTGCGCGTGATTCGCACGAGCGCCGAGCGCTCGAGCGGCGCGGTCGACGCAATCGCGCGCGCGGCCGAGGATCAGGTGCGCGGCATCGAGACGTTTTCGGCGGAGCTGATGCGCGTGCGCACGATGGTCGACGAGATCGGCCGCGCGACGCGCGAGCAGGACAACGCGGGCGGCGACATTCAGCGCGGCATCGAGACCGTGCGCGATCTCGCAGAGGGCCTGAAGCGCTCGACGGGCGACCTCTCGGACCAGAGCCGCGTCTCGTCGCGCGCCGTCGAGAGCGTCGCGACGGCGCTCACGCAGATTCGCGACGGCGCCGAATCCCAGCGCGCCGCCGCCGGCCACATCCTCGAGGCGACGCACGTCTTCCGCGATGGCGCTGCCGAAACCACGCGCCGCGCCGAGTCGATGCGCGCGACGGTGAAGGCGCTGCACTAACGCAGCGCGGCGCTGGAACGGGAGCTGGGGCGGTTTACGGGGTAGGTGGGGTGCGGGGCGTCTTGCCGTTTCTCGACACCGAGATCCAGCGCCTCTTGCTTGTCGACTTCGCAAACCGCGTCGAAGACTCCGCGGTTTGCTGCGCGCTTCGCTTGCGGTCTCGGCCGACATGCTTGGGTGGAGCGTTCGACTGCGAGGGTGTTCTGGCGTTTGCGTGGCGCGTCGGTCTTGGTTGCTCTGGCTTGCGCCCAGTCAGCTCGTGGCTTGGGCGTTGGCTGCTTGCGAGCTCCGGTTGCTGCATGGATCGCCGTGCGCGACTTCGAAGCCGGTGATCCAGTCTGAGGGGGGAGCTTTGCCGGCGGGGTCGATGCAGCGGAGGCGGAGCTCGTTGAGGAGGGAGCTGGCGTCGAGGGCGACGCATTGGCCGGTTGTTAGGCGTGGATGCTCGGGGTGCGGGATCCACGCGGCGGACGCGCGGTCGTAGAGCTCGAGCTCGATCGTCTCGGTTTCGCAGTCGCCGCGGGGGAAGTAGACGAGCTCGCGCGCCTGCGCTGGCGGTCCGGCGGCGCTGCTCGCGGGTGGAGCCATGCACGCCGCCGCTGCGCCGATTGCGAGCGCCAACCCGAGCATGCGCGTCATCGGCGCAGCTCGCGCATGCGCGCCGACACTTCGGGATGCGCGCGCAGGTACGCGGCGAAGCTCGCGATGCGGGGCTCCTCGGCGAGTGCGAGCAGCTGCGCGCGCTGCGGCGCGGCGAGGTTCGACGCGAGCAGGATGCGGCGCCCGCTCGCCTCGACGAAGAGCGTGCCGAGCACGGCGGCGCGCGATCTCACGACGCGCGCCAGGCGCTCGGCCGCGGCGGGCTCGTCGAGCTGCACGAGCCAGGCCGCGCCCTCCTCGCCTCTGCACGCGAGCAGCCACGCGCGATCGCCATCCCAGCCCGCGCCGCCGATTTCCGCGGCCGCCGCAGACGCGCAGCGATCGAGCAGCCACACGCGCGCGCCGAGCTCTCCATACGTGTTGGTGGCCACGACGCGGCAGCCGGGCACGCGCGGCGCGCGCGGAAGCTGCGCGAGCGGCGTGCGCTGCGAGGCATCCAGGTACTGCGCTGGGTGCAGCAGCTCTTCGCTGCTGAGCGGCGGGTCCGCAGCGGCGGCGTCGAGCGCGGGAGGGCCGCCGCGCCGCGCGAGGCGGTCGGCGAGCGCATAGCCGAGCGGATATGTCGCCGTGGTGGACTCCGCGAGGAGGCGCGGGAAGCCGTCCAAGGACGCGATCTGGGCGCGGAACTGCACGTCGAAGGCGGCAGGATCCGGCGGCGCGGGGCCGCCGCGCGCCGCAGCATCGTGCAGCTCCACCCAGGTGGCCTCACCTTCGAGCAGCGCGGAGAGCGCGAACGCGATGTCGTCGTCGCCGGCGAGGCCGAACAGCGCGCCTAACAGCTCGCCGCGCTGATCTTGCAGCGCGTGCACGAGCTCGTGCACTTCGAGCGAGCCGCCGCTCGCGGCACCCGCCGACTCCGCGCCGGCGACGGCGTAGAAGGCGCGATCCGCCTGCGAGTACATCCCGGCGATGCTGCCGCTCGCGAGCTCGAGCAGCAGTGCGCGCAGATCGGCCCCCGGCGGCACGAGGCCGAGCGCCGCGGCGAGGCGCGACTCGGCCGCGAGCTGCTCGCGAGGGGCGAAGCGGTCGATCTCGGCGTCGAGCAGCCGCTCGACGTCGGCGGGCGCGATCTCGAACGCGCGCACGGGCTCGGTGAAGCGCGCGCCGCGCACGGCCTCGACGCGCGCGACGAACGGAGCGAGCGCTTCCGGCGCGATCGGCGCGAGCTGCACCTGCGTTGCCGGCGCGTCCGGGGGCGAGGGCGGCGCACAAGCAGCGAGCGCGAGGACCAGCGCGAGGGCGAGCGCCGAATGCGAGCGAGACATGGGCGCGACCGTAGCCGCGAGCGAGTCACCCGCGGCCCCGCGCGAGCCACTCCCCCGCATGACCACGCCGCAGCGCCGCCGCTTCGACCACTTCGCGATCGAGCTGTCGCTCGCGATCGGCGAGCGCGTCCCGCGCCATGCGCTGTGGGAAGCGTGCGCGCGCCACCTCGAATCGGCGGCTGCGCTCGGCGCGTTCTGCCGCGCTGGCCTCAGCGAGTTCCTCGCGAGCGTCGGCGCGGCGCCGCTCGAAGGCCGCGCGAGTGCGCGGCTCCTGCACGAGGTCGCGCGCTTCGATCCCGCGCGCCGCACGCCGGAAGAGGTGCTCGGGTCGCTCTTCGCGAGCCGGCCCTAGCGCTCCGGGAGCAGCGCGAGCGCGGGTGCGAGCGCCACCAGCGCGCGGGCGCGATGCGAGATGCGGTTCTTCTCCGCCTCGGCGAGCTCGGCCATGCTGCGCTCCTCGCCGGCGGGCGCGAACACCGGGTCGTAGCCGAAGCCGCCGGCGCCGCGCGGCGCTTCGAGAATGCGCCCGGCGCACTCGCCGCGCCCCTGCCACGTCTCGCCGCTCGGCAGCGCGAGCGCGGCGAGGCAGACGAAGCGCGCAGCGCGCGACGCGCTCGGGCCGCGCTCCGCGAGCTCGCGCAGTAACAACTGCACGCGGCCCGCGTCGTCGAGGGCGTCGCCGCCGTAGCGCGCGGAGAGCGGACCCGGCGCGAAACCGAGCGCTTCCACCTCGATGCCGGAGTCGTCGGCGAGCGCGGGCAGGCCGCTCGCGCGGGCCGCGCTGCGCGCCTTCGCGAGCGCGTTGGCGGCGTAGTCCGAGCCTTCGGGCGGCAGCTTCACCTCGGGATGCGCCGCGAGGCTCTCGGGCGCGAAGCCATCGCCGAGCAGCACGGCGAGCTCGCGCAGCTTGCCGCGGTTGCCCGTGGCGATCAGCAGGCGCGTCGGCATCGCTCGTTAGGGGGTCACGCCCGCGGCTTCGAGCGCGGCGCGCTGGAGGCGCGTCAGCTCCGCGATGCCCGCGAGCGCGAGCGAAGTCATCTGCTCGAGCTCCTCGCGGGAGAACGTCGCGCCCTCGCCGGTGCCCTGCACTTCCGCGAGCCGCCCACTGCCCGTCGCCACGACGTTCATGTCCACCTCGGCGCGCGAGTCCTCCTCGTACGGCAAGTCGAGCACGACGCGACCACCGACGACGCCCACGGACACGGCCGCGATCGAGTCGCGCAGCGGGCTCTTGTCGATCGCGCCGCGGCGACGCAGCCGATGCGTGGCGAGCGCGAGCGCGGTGTAGGCGCCCGTGATCGAGGCGGTGCGCGTGCCACCGTCGGCCTGCAGCACGTCGCAGTCGACCCACAGCGTGCGCTCGCCGAGCGCCGCGGGCTCGACGATCGCGCGCAGGCTGCGGCCGATCAGGCGCTGGATCTCGAGCGTGCGGCCGGACTGCTTGCCCTTCGCCGCCTCGCGCTCGGTGCGGCGATCCGTCGAGCCCGGCAGCAGCGAGTACTCCGCGGTGACCCAGCCCTTGCCTTGCTTCTGGAGAAAGCGCGGCACGGTCTCCTCGACGCACACCGTGCACAGCACCTTGGTCGCGCCGAACTCGCACAGCACCGAAGCGAGGGGATTGTCGGTGAAGTCCGGGATCAGTCTCACCGTCCGCAGCTGCTCGGGCAGACGCCCATCGAGCCTCTTCATCACTCGCCTCCGCTTGCGGCCTTCATTCCCGCGCGCGCGTCTTGCTGCTCGCGAAACGCGGCGATCGCGCGCGCGAGCCCGCTCGCGATGCGCTCGCGCTCCGCGCCTTTGCGCAACGCCTTCTCGTCGCTCGGGTTGGTAATGAAGCCCACCTCGACGAGAACCGCCGGCATGCGCACGCCCATCAGCACGACGAACGGCGCCTGCTTCACGCCGCGCGAGCGAGCGGCGCCGCGCGAGAGCTCGCCCTGCGCGAGGCGCGCGAACGCCTGCGAGTCGGCGAGATGCTGCGTCGCGAGCAGGTCGCCGAGGATCGCGAGCACGGGGTCGCCTTCTGCGAGCTTCGCCGCGCCGGCGCCGAAAGCCGCGTTCTCGGCGCGCGCAAGCTCTTCCGCTGCCTCGTCACTCGCTTCGGGCGAGGCAAAGAACGTCTCGATGCCGCGCACGCTCGCGCTGCGCGAGGCGTTGGCGTGAATCGACAGGAACAGATCCGCACCCGCGGCGTTGGCGATGCGCGTGCGCTCGTCGAGCGAGACGAACGCGTCGCCCGCGCGCGTGTGCGAGACCGCGATGCCGCGCGCGCGCAGCTTCTTCGCGAGCCGCTGCGCGAGGTCGAGCACGAGCTCCTTCTCGACGAGGCCTGCGGGCCCTTCGGCGCCGCGGTCGTCGCCGCCGTGGCCGGCGTCGATCACGACGCGATCGAAGCGATCGCGCGCGCGCGGCGTCTCTCCGAGCGCTGGCGCCGTCGAAAGCGCGAGCGCGCACGCGAGCGTGAGTGCTCTCACGAAACTCCCCCCGAGGTCGCAACGTATCGGAAGCCGCGCGGAACCTGGAGCCCTGCGCGCGTTTCTGGCAGCACCGAGTCGCTCCCTTATCTTGGCCGGCCCATGAAGTCACCGCGCCTTCTGACGTTCGCCCTCGTCTCCCTAATCGGTGCCGCCGCACTCGCAGCGGACCCCGCCGTCGTGCGACCGCGCATGCAGGTGGGCAAAGAAGTGTTCACCGCGGGCACCGCGTTCTTCATCGCCGCGAAGAACGACGAGGGCGCCGTGGCGGTGGCGACCGCGCACCAGTTCGAGATCGGAAAGCTCGTACGCACGACCGAGGTCAGCTTCGAGACCGCGCGCACGAAGCGCCGCGCGAGCGTCTCGAGCCGCTTCCTCGTCGCGCCGGGCAAGGCGTTCTCGTCGGCGACGGAGGGCGTGCTGTCCGAGGACTTCATGGTGTTCGCACTCGACCTGAAGCCGAGCGGCGTGCGCGTGCTCGAGCCCGACGTGAACCCCGTACAGAGCACGCTCAATCAGCGCGTGCGCATCCTCGGCGTGCCGAGCGGCACCAGCGCCGACGAGGACGACCTCTTCGGCACCGTGCGGGCCGCGACCGAGGGCCGCATCGAGGTGCGCCTCGACGTACCCGCAGATCTGCGCGGCTGGGGCGGCGCGCCGGTCGTGCGGTATCCCGGCGACCAGGTCATCGGAATCCTCGAAGCCGCCTGGCCCGAGGAGAACGAGGGCACGCTGCGACTCGGCATCGCGCCGATCGGCGCGGTCCTCTCGGCGATGACGAAGCCGCTCGCAGCCGGGCGCGGCGAAGCGTTCGCGAAGTTCGTGCACCTCGCGCCGAAGGAGGAGATCGACGCGGTCGCGAAGGCGCCGTCCGTCGGCGACGACGTCGACATCGGCGAAGAGCGCGAGCTCGCACAGGGCGAGGCGCTGCTCGGCGAGGCGGGCGCGCTCTCGACGACGCTGAAGCTCGAGATCGAGGAGCCGCACGACGGCGGGATCGTGGGCAGCCCCGAAGGCGCCTTTCTTGCGGGCCGCGCGCTCGCGCTGCTCGGCGAGTTCAAGCGTTTCGACGTCATCGTCGTGATCGACACCTCGAGCTCGACGAGCGGCGCCTCGGGTGCGGACATCAACGGCAACGGCGTCGTCGGCGCGTCGGGGCTCTCGGGCATCTTCAAGCAATCCGACCCCGGCGATTCGATTCTCGCCGCCGAGATCGCCGCGGCGAAGCGCGTGATCGAGAGCCTCGACCCGCGCAACACGCGCGTCGGAGTCGTCTCCTTCGCGGGCGAGTCGGGTCAGCGCGACCCGTACACGGGCATGATCTACGAGAGCAACATGCCCGCCGCGATCACCGAGGAACCGCTCACCACGAACTTCGAGCGCGTCGGCAAGTCGCTCGACCGCATCTTCAAGCGCGGGCCGCAGGGCGCGACGAACATCACCGAGGCGGTGCGCATGGCGGTGCGCGAGCTGCGCGGCTTCCGCGGCAGCCTCTCGAAGCCGGACTCCGGCAGCCAGAAGGTCGTGATGTTCTTCACCGACGGCCGGCCCACCGCGCCGTACCCGATGGAGTTCAGCTCCGAGAACACGCGCTCCGTGCTGCGCGCGGCCTCGCAGGCGCGCCGCGCGGACGTGCAGATCCACACGTTCGCGATCGGCAAGGAAGCGCTCGATAACCCGATCACGTGCGTTCAGCTCGCGGCCTACACCGGCGGCTACTTCTTCCCCGTGAGCACGCCCGGTGACCTCCCGAACGTCGTCGAGCAAGTGAACTTCGCGAACCTCGAGTCGCTCGAGATCAAGAACCTGACGAACGGTTCCGGCGCGAGCGAGACGATCATCAACGCCGACGGCTCGTTCGGCGCGCTCGTCCCGGTGCAACCGGGGCTCAATCGCCTCGAGGTCGTGGCGAAGGCGACGGACGGCACGTTCGCGCGCGAAGAAGTGACCGTGAGCTACGCGCCCGGCGCGCCCTCCGCGACGCTGCCGCGCGAGCTCGTGGCGATGCGCAATCGCCTGCTCGAGCGGCGCCTGATCGCGATCAAGCGCGGGCGCATCGAAGCGGAGCGCGAGGCGGCCGAGACCGCGCGCAAGGAGCTCGAGATCAAGATCAAGCGCGAGCGCGAGGCGGCGACCGCCGAAGCCGAGAAGGAGCGCCGCAGCCTGCGCATCGAGCAAGCGCCGGAAGACGAGGAAGATGACCGGTAACGACTCGCGCTCTGCACGCGCGGCGCGAGCGGAGCCGACGCGGCTTCAGGGCCTCGCTTCGTAGAACGCGTTCACCGCGTGATCGATGTCGAGGCGCTTGAAGCGCGTGAAGCCTGCTGCCCCGGTCATCTCGCGCGCACAGCCCTCGTGAAAGCCGAGCGTGCCGAGGCCTAGGCCGCCCGGCTCCGAGAGTGCGGACGACATGCAGGTGAGCACCGAGAAGCCGTACATCAGCGACGCCATCGGGTTCTTCGCCACGTTTTCCTGATAAGTCGGCAGCGCCTTGATGTCGGCGATCCAGAGCACGCCATCGGGCGCGAGCGCTCTTCGGATCGCGGCCAGCGCACGCTCGGGATGCGTCATGTCGTGCAGGCAGTCGAAGGTGAGCGCGAGCGCGAACGAGCCGTCCGCCGGCAGCGGCTCCTCGTCGACGTGATGGAACGTCACGTTCGTGACGCCGGCCGCGCGCTTGTTCTCCTCGGCTCGCGCGAGCGCGAAGCGAGACAGCTCGTAGCCGTGGAAGTCGCTCCTCGGAAACGCCTTCGCGAGCTCGATCAGCGCGGCGCCCGAGCCGCAGCCGACGTCGGCCGCTTTCGCGCCCGCCTCGAGCTTCGCCTTCAGGCCCTCGATCGCGGGCACGCCCACGCGCACGAGGAAGTTCTTCACCCAGGGCGCGAAGCCACGCTCGATGCCGCGCGCGCCCTCGGGACCGATCGCGTCGTAGGGCAAGCCCACGCCGCTCTGGAACGCGCCGCGCAGCTGCTCCACCAGCGCGAGGGTCTTCGGCAGCTGCGAGAACATGCCCGCGCCGAACGCGGGGTGGCGCTCGTTCGCGAGCACCGCGGCGCCTTCGGGCGAGAGCGCGAAGCGGCCGTCGGGCAGCGTGTCGAGAATTCGCGCCGCGCCCTGGTTGTAGAGCCACTCGCGCACCCAGCGCTCCGCGAGCTTCGTGCGGCCGGCGAGCTCCTGGGACGTCGCGGGGCCGCCCTCCGCGAGCGCGCGGTAGAGGCCGAGCTCGTCGCCGAGGTAGACGAGCGACGAGGTGACCGCGCCGTTCAGCAGGCCGAAGACGTGCTTGGCGTATTCCTTGAGCTTCTCGGAGTCGAGCTTGCGCTGGATGGTGTCCATGCGCGCAGCATGACGCAGCCCCGCGCGCCGCGGCTAGCTAGCGCGCGCGCGACTTCGCGCGAACCCGCAGCAGCTCGCGCTCGTGGCCGGTCGCGTGCTTCTTTGCGACGTGCGCCTGGTAGCGCGCGAAGGCGCGCGGCCGCGTCTTCTCGAGCCACGCGAGGAACTCGCCCGCGCTCACCCACGCGAGCTTGTCGGGCGGGCCGTCGGCGGGCGTGAAGCGCTGCTCGCACTCGCGCCAGTCGAAGTCTTTGCAGATGGCGGGGCGTGCTTCGTACACGCCGCAGAGCCCGGCGGGCGAGAGATGCTCGCAGCGCGTGCGGAACAGCACGTGCCACGCGTCGTCCCAGTCGACGAAGACCTCGACGTTCGCGTGGTAGAGGTACCAGACGACCTGGTCGTACTCCTTCGGCGTCGTCGGCCCGTCGATCTCGACCGCGACGTAGGTGCAGCACTTGGCGCACTCGAAGCAGGGGTGATCGTTCTCTTTCTCGATCACGGGCAATAACAACTCGCCGTTCTCGTCTCGCCGGTCCACGCGCGCGGGCTCCCTAACAGGGGCGCGCACGGTATCGAACGCTGCGCCCAGGTCATGGCCCGCGCGCTAGCGCGT is a genomic window of Deltaproteobacteria bacterium containing:
- a CDS encoding YkgJ family cysteine cluster protein, encoding MDRRDENGELLLPVIEKENDHPCFECAKCCTYVAVEIDGPTTPKEYDQVVWYLYHANVEVFVDWDDAWHVLFRTRCEHLSPAGLCGVYEARPAICKDFDWRECEQRFTPADGPPDKLAWVSAGEFLAWLEKTRPRAFARYQAHVAKKHATGHERELLRVRAKSRAR
- a CDS encoding methyltransferase domain-containing protein, whose protein sequence is MDTIQRKLDSEKLKEYAKHVFGLLNGAVTSSLVYLGDELGLYRALAEGGPATSQELAGRTKLAERWVREWLYNQGAARILDTLPDGRFALSPEGAAVLANERHPAFGAGMFSQLPKTLALVEQLRGAFQSGVGLPYDAIGPEGARGIERGFAPWVKNFLVRVGVPAIEGLKAKLEAGAKAADVGCGSGAALIELAKAFPRSDFHGYELSRFALARAEENKRAAGVTNVTFHHVDEEPLPADGSFALALTFDCLHDMTHPERALAAIRRALAPDGVLWIADIKALPTYQENVAKNPMASLMYGFSVLTCMSSALSEPGGLGLGTLGFHEGCAREMTGAAGFTRFKRLDIDHAVNAFYEARP
- a CDS encoding HAMP domain-containing protein; amino-acid sequence: MSQQTSLRAALTRSMLLATGGALGVALAAMLALEAYVVTRDAERSLATVGEVISTFSQAAFEFDDADAAAEALATLANQPDAAYAVLVKPSGEVFASWGEIPEDVAALPEQASGASLLANQSVWKASISSGSRSLGTLVLSTSLNGAFAQIASMAAVMTAIALGAFAIAAVLSGRLRDEIARPLAELARSAEAMAGGDLRAEAKIAREDEIGGLASSFNRMGQSLRALVAQARESSHAIAGEAKRLSDAGNAMLDDARQHEGAAADTATSVEQLSTQVAELSRTTGVLAESAKQASDTTAATDRALTASASGVNQLFETVDETAASVLELTAAVRQIAGNASQLGDATKSTADAMLSLDQALREVESNARESRDATQQAADAARSGEAAVDQVVSGMGAVAHGFGEVERIVGDLAQRSKAIEQVLRVIEEVADQTNLLALNAAIIASQAGSHGQAFSVVAAEVKGLAKRTAASAREIGSSIGSVLKGIDAAVAATSSGAERVREGTRRSEEAGAALRVIRTSAERSSGAVDAIARAAEDQVRGIETFSAELMRVRTMVDEIGRATREQDNAGGDIQRGIETVRDLAEGLKRSTGDLSDQSRVSSRAVESVATALTQIRDGAESQRAAAGHILEATHVFRDGAAETTRRAESMRATVKALH
- the rph gene encoding ribonuclease PH, which encodes MKRLDGRLPEQLRTVRLIPDFTDNPLASVLCEFGATKVLCTVCVEETVPRFLQKQGKGWVTAEYSLLPGSTDRRTEREAAKGKQSGRTLEIQRLIGRSLRAIVEPAALGERTLWVDCDVLQADGGTRTASITGAYTALALATHRLRRRGAIDKSPLRDSIAAVSVGVVGGRVVLDLPYEEDSRAEVDMNVVATGSGRLAEVQGTGEGATFSREELEQMTSLALAGIAELTRLQRAALEAAGVTP
- the rdgB gene encoding RdgB/HAM1 family non-canonical purine NTP pyrophosphatase yields the protein MPTRLLIATGNRGKLRELAVLLGDGFAPESLAAHPEVKLPPEGSDYAANALAKARSAARASGLPALADDSGIEVEALGFAPGPLSARYGGDALDDAGRVQLLLRELAERGPSASRAARFVCLAALALPSGETWQGRGECAGRILEAPRGAGGFGYDPVFAPAGEERSMAELAEAEKNRISHRARALVALAPALALLPER
- a CDS encoding N-acetylmuramoyl-L-alanine amidase, whose protein sequence is MRALTLACALALSTAPALGETPRARDRFDRVVIDAGHGGDDRGAEGPAGLVEKELVLDLAQRLAKKLRARGIAVSHTRAGDAFVSLDERTRIANAAGADLFLSIHANASRSASVRGIETFFASPEASDEAAEELARAENAAFGAGAAKLAEGDPVLAILGDLLATQHLADSQAFARLAQGELSRGAARSRGVKQAPFVVLMGVRMPAVLVEVGFITNPSDEKALRKGAERERIASGLARAIAAFREQQDARAGMKAASGGE
- a CDS encoding VWA domain-containing protein: MKSPRLLTFALVSLIGAAALAADPAVVRPRMQVGKEVFTAGTAFFIAAKNDEGAVAVATAHQFEIGKLVRTTEVSFETARTKRRASVSSRFLVAPGKAFSSATEGVLSEDFMVFALDLKPSGVRVLEPDVNPVQSTLNQRVRILGVPSGTSADEDDLFGTVRAATEGRIEVRLDVPADLRGWGGAPVVRYPGDQVIGILEAAWPEENEGTLRLGIAPIGAVLSAMTKPLAAGRGEAFAKFVHLAPKEEIDAVAKAPSVGDDVDIGEERELAQGEALLGEAGALSTTLKLEIEEPHDGGIVGSPEGAFLAGRALALLGEFKRFDVIVVIDTSSSTSGASGADINGNGVVGASGLSGIFKQSDPGDSILAAEIAAAKRVIESLDPRNTRVGVVSFAGESGQRDPYTGMIYESNMPAAITEEPLTTNFERVGKSLDRIFKRGPQGATNITEAVRMAVRELRGFRGSLSKPDSGSQKVVMFFTDGRPTAPYPMEFSSENTRSVLRAASQARRADVQIHTFAIGKEALDNPITCVQLAAYTGGYFFPVSTPGDLPNVVEQVNFANLESLEIKNLTNGSGASETIINADGSFGALVPVQPGLNRLEVVAKATDGTFAREEVTVSYAPGAPSATLPRELVAMRNRLLERRLIAIKRGRIEAEREAAETARKELEIKIKREREAATAEAEKERRSLRIEQAPEDEEDDR